One genomic window of Mycolicibacterium neoaurum includes the following:
- the ppc gene encoding phosphoenolpyruvate carboxylase encodes MADSTDSTLAPIGSVQRTNVGREATEPMREDIRLLGAILGDTVREQNGDNIFDLVEKARVESFRVRRSEIDRAELADLFRDIDVHQAIPVIRAFTHFALLANVAEDIHRERRRAVHEAAGEPPQDSSLAATYRKLDGAQLDASEVTEALSGALVSPVITAHPTETRRRTVFDTQHHITELMRLRLHGHTRTDSGRDIETELRRHILTLWQTALVRLSRLKISDEIETGLRYYPAAFLDVIPRVNAEVRDALQQRWPGTEVLAQPILRPGSWIGGDRDGNPNVTAEVVRLATGRAAYTAFDHYFGEICALEQELSLSSRLVRTSQEMTELADACAEPARSDEPYRRALRVIHARLTATAVRILDDQPALELDLGLEPYETPEQLLADLDTVDASLRDNGSAVLADDRLARLREAVRVFGFHLSGLDMRQNSEVHEQVIAELLAWAGVHPDYASLPEGARVELLAAEIATRRPLVGPGAELSELAAKELGIVRAAARAVKVFGPQAIPNYIISMCQSVSDMLEAAVLLKEAGLLAATDGAVHAPVGIVPLFETIDDLQRGSAILEAALDLPVYRALVDARDGQQEVMLGYSDSNKDGGYLAANWALYRAELDLVDSAQRTGIRLRLFHGRGGTVGRGGGPSYDAILAQPPGAVKGSLRITEQGEVIAAKYAEPRIAHRNLETLLAATLESTLLDVEGLGEDAEDAYRVLDDLAARAQRAYAELVHETPGFVEYFKASTPVSEIGALNIGSRPTSRKPTTAISDLRAIPWVLAWSQSRVMLPGWYGTGTAFEQFVAGDDAKLEILRDLYARWPFFRTVLSNMAQVLSKSDLGLAARYSELVADEELRARVFDKIVDEHERTVRMHGLITGQDDLLADNPALARSVFNRFPYLEPLNHLQVELLRRYRSGDDDELVQRGILLTMSGLASALRNSG; translated from the coding sequence ATGGCAGACAGCACCGACAGCACTCTGGCGCCGATCGGATCGGTGCAGCGCACCAACGTCGGTCGTGAAGCCACCGAGCCGATGCGAGAAGACATCCGGCTGCTCGGTGCGATTCTCGGTGACACGGTCCGAGAACAGAACGGCGACAATATCTTCGACCTCGTCGAAAAGGCGCGGGTCGAGTCATTTCGGGTCCGGCGGTCCGAGATCGACCGCGCCGAACTGGCCGACCTGTTCCGAGATATCGACGTCCACCAGGCGATCCCGGTCATCCGCGCCTTCACCCACTTCGCCTTGTTGGCCAATGTCGCGGAGGACATCCACCGCGAGCGGCGCCGCGCCGTACACGAGGCCGCCGGCGAGCCACCGCAGGACAGCAGCCTGGCCGCCACCTATCGCAAACTCGATGGCGCCCAACTGGACGCGAGCGAGGTCACCGAGGCGTTGTCCGGTGCGTTGGTATCCCCGGTGATCACCGCGCACCCGACCGAGACACGTCGCCGCACGGTCTTCGACACCCAGCACCACATCACCGAACTGATGCGTCTGCGGCTCCACGGGCACACCCGCACCGACAGTGGCCGGGATATCGAAACCGAACTGCGCAGGCACATCCTGACGTTGTGGCAGACGGCGTTGGTCCGGTTGTCGCGCCTGAAGATCTCCGACGAGATCGAAACCGGACTGCGGTATTACCCGGCGGCTTTCCTGGATGTCATCCCGCGGGTCAACGCCGAGGTGCGGGACGCGTTGCAGCAACGCTGGCCGGGCACCGAGGTGCTGGCACAACCGATCCTGCGGCCGGGATCCTGGATCGGCGGTGACCGCGACGGCAACCCCAACGTCACCGCCGAGGTGGTACGGCTGGCCACCGGGCGCGCCGCTTACACGGCCTTCGACCACTACTTCGGCGAGATCTGTGCGCTGGAACAGGAACTGTCGCTTTCCTCGCGGCTGGTGCGGACAAGCCAGGAGATGACCGAACTCGCCGATGCGTGTGCCGAGCCGGCCCGCAGCGACGAGCCCTACCGTCGGGCGCTGCGGGTTATCCACGCCCGGCTGACCGCGACCGCCGTGCGAATCCTCGATGACCAGCCCGCACTCGAGCTCGACCTTGGCCTTGAGCCCTACGAGACGCCCGAGCAGTTGCTGGCAGATCTGGACACCGTGGATGCGTCGCTGCGTGACAACGGGTCCGCCGTGCTGGCCGATGATCGGCTGGCGCGACTGCGGGAAGCGGTGCGGGTCTTCGGTTTTCACCTGTCGGGACTGGACATGCGGCAGAACTCCGAAGTGCACGAGCAGGTGATCGCCGAATTGCTGGCCTGGGCGGGTGTACACCCGGACTATGCCTCGTTGCCCGAGGGAGCCCGGGTCGAATTGCTGGCCGCCGAGATCGCCACCCGCCGCCCGTTGGTGGGCCCCGGTGCGGAGTTGTCCGAACTGGCCGCCAAGGAGCTCGGTATCGTCCGGGCCGCCGCGCGCGCGGTGAAAGTGTTCGGACCGCAGGCCATTCCGAACTACATCATCTCGATGTGTCAGTCGGTATCAGACATGCTGGAAGCGGCAGTCCTGCTCAAGGAGGCCGGACTACTCGCTGCCACCGACGGCGCCGTCCACGCACCGGTGGGCATCGTGCCGTTGTTCGAGACGATCGATGACCTGCAGCGCGGCTCGGCCATTTTGGAGGCCGCGCTGGACCTACCGGTCTACCGGGCTCTGGTGGATGCCCGCGATGGCCAGCAGGAGGTCATGCTCGGCTATTCGGATTCCAACAAGGACGGCGGCTACCTGGCGGCCAACTGGGCGCTCTATCGCGCCGAGCTGGACCTGGTGGATTCGGCGCAGCGGACCGGAATCCGGTTGCGGCTCTTCCACGGTCGCGGGGGCACCGTCGGTCGCGGTGGCGGTCCGAGCTACGACGCCATCCTGGCCCAGCCGCCCGGTGCGGTGAAGGGTTCGCTGCGGATCACCGAACAGGGTGAGGTGATTGCCGCGAAGTACGCCGAGCCGCGGATCGCCCACCGCAACCTGGAGACCTTGCTGGCGGCCACGTTGGAGTCGACTCTGCTGGATGTCGAGGGCCTCGGGGAGGACGCCGAGGACGCCTACCGGGTGCTCGACGACCTGGCGGCCCGCGCCCAGCGCGCATACGCCGAATTGGTGCACGAGACACCGGGATTCGTGGAGTACTTCAAGGCCTCGACGCCGGTCAGCGAGATCGGTGCGCTCAACATCGGTAGCCGGCCGACCTCCCGTAAGCCGACCACGGCGATCTCTGATCTGCGGGCCATCCCGTGGGTGCTGGCCTGGAGCCAGTCTCGGGTGATGCTGCCGGGCTGGTACGGCACCGGCACCGCCTTCGAACAGTTCGTCGCCGGTGACGACGCGAAACTGGAGATCCTGCGCGACCTCTACGCCCGATGGCCGTTCTTCCGTACCGTGCTGTCGAACATGGCCCAGGTGCTGTCCAAGTCGGATCTCGGCCTGGCGGCCCGCTATTCGGAGCTGGTCGCCGACGAGGAGCTGCGGGCCAGGGTCTTCGACAAGATCGTCGACGAGCACGAGCGCACCGTCCGGATGCATGGACTGATCACCGGACAGGATGACCTGCTCGCCGACAATCCCGCGCTGGCCAGGTCGGTGTTCAACCGGTTCCCGTATCTGGAGCCGCTGAATCACCTACAGGTGGAATTGCTGCGCAGATACCGGTCCGGGGACGATGACGAACTGGTGCAACGCGGCATTCTGCTGACGATGAGTGGGTTGGCCAGCGCTCTGCGCAACTCGGGGTAG
- a CDS encoding HNH endonuclease signature motif containing protein, translated as MSTENDAGPGLGRLLDCPRPVVDDQALLGVLVAAVSARNLLDFVIASAVASAERTGVPGRRHLRTGTDLLKLLGMAPGAATRAVRVGRMAPSLGSLTTAQRLGGIGIEFADAVGKGVTHIDARVPLSEDDRAAVVRALMVQTTPAEVAAKARAIAIDRVAELPTEERVVPVAEDTTLNEMTLVQNAEGRFAVTLDLDVGTGEELCAALDPLCRPVPQPDGSADPRPIGVRRAEALGQVLRTYLSQSRRPMSGGVLPHVTLIRPGVAVAQGGQDTVDRLGFAGPVSAATADLIACDATLTNVIVDHTGVPLDVGRAERLFTPAIRKALGVRDGGCAHPGCGRPVSWCDAHHIQPWSAGGTTSVDNGVLLCRLHHGVIHHGGWRVYLGRDRHPWFIPPRTPGEPEPEHLRSHARRTMTDLPTAA; from the coding sequence GTGTCAACGGAGAATGATGCCGGGCCGGGCTTGGGTCGGTTGCTGGATTGTCCGCGGCCGGTGGTCGATGACCAGGCGTTACTGGGTGTGTTGGTTGCGGCGGTGAGCGCCCGGAATCTGCTGGATTTTGTGATCGCTTCGGCGGTGGCGTCGGCTGAGCGGACGGGTGTGCCGGGGCGGCGACACCTGCGCACCGGCACCGATCTGCTCAAGCTGTTGGGCATGGCCCCGGGTGCGGCGACCCGCGCGGTACGGGTCGGCCGGATGGCCCCGTCTTTGGGGTCGCTGACGACTGCGCAGCGGTTGGGTGGGATCGGTATCGAGTTCGCCGACGCCGTCGGCAAAGGTGTCACCCATATCGACGCGCGGGTGCCGTTGTCCGAGGACGATCGGGCGGCGGTGGTGCGCGCGTTGATGGTGCAGACCACCCCGGCCGAGGTGGCAGCGAAGGCCCGGGCGATCGCCATCGACCGTGTCGCGGAACTGCCAACCGAGGAGCGGGTGGTGCCGGTCGCCGAAGACACCACGCTGAATGAGATGACCCTGGTCCAGAACGCCGAAGGCCGATTTGCAGTCACCCTCGACCTGGACGTCGGAACCGGGGAAGAACTCTGTGCGGCGCTGGATCCGTTATGCCGACCGGTCCCGCAACCCGACGGGTCGGCGGACCCACGACCTATCGGCGTGCGGCGGGCGGAGGCGCTCGGGCAGGTGTTGCGCACCTATTTGTCGCAGTCGAGGCGGCCGATGTCCGGCGGGGTGCTGCCACACGTCACGTTGATCCGACCAGGGGTGGCAGTGGCGCAGGGCGGTCAGGATACAGTCGATCGGCTCGGGTTCGCCGGACCGGTCAGCGCCGCGACCGCGGACCTGATCGCCTGTGATGCCACGTTGACCAATGTGATCGTCGATCACACCGGAGTACCGCTGGACGTTGGCCGGGCCGAGCGGCTGTTCACCCCGGCGATCCGCAAAGCACTCGGGGTGCGTGACGGTGGGTGTGCCCATCCTGGGTGTGGGCGGCCGGTGTCGTGGTGCGATGCCCACCACATCCAACCCTGGAGCGCCGGTGGCACTACGAGTGTGGACAACGGGGTGTTGTTGTGCCGGCTGCATCACGGCGTGATCCATCACGGTGGCTGGCGGGTCTACCTCGGTAGAGACCGCCATCCCTGGTTCATCCCACCCCGCACGCCGGGGGAACCCGAACCGGAGCATCTGCGATCGCACGCCCGCCGCACCATGACCGACCTACCGACCGCCGCGTGA
- a CDS encoding ATPase: protein MADRSGGRARPATRRIRTLTQAALNADATVVQVETLLTDLDRTVVTLNNSIGELDVTLDRFNSTINSIDELAPRLIAMVERLELIVARVEAIVELGETIATPIAVTESAVRGLVSQLRRAARL from the coding sequence ATGGCAGACAGAAGCGGTGGTCGGGCACGCCCGGCGACCAGGCGAATCAGGACGCTGACGCAGGCAGCGCTGAACGCCGACGCCACTGTCGTCCAGGTGGAAACTCTGCTGACCGATCTCGACCGCACCGTCGTGACGCTGAACAACTCGATCGGCGAGCTCGATGTCACGCTGGACCGTTTCAATTCGACGATCAACAGCATCGACGAATTGGCACCGCGGCTCATCGCGATGGTGGAACGCCTCGAGCTCATCGTTGCGAGAGTGGAAGCGATAGTCGAACTGGGCGAGACGATCGCCACCCCGATCGCGGTGACGGAGAGCGCAGTGCGTGGTCTGGTCTCCCAGCTGCGCCGGGCGGCCCGGCTCTAG
- the pgl gene encoding 6-phosphogluconolactonase produces the protein MSEQVVETYLDAQELAKAAAARLVGVITSAIVNRGRADVVLTGGTVGIELLRQVTGYSPDIDWAKVHLYWGDERFVPHDDADRNFRQARKALLESISIPTENVHAMAASDGEFGDDPERAARAYERLLPDEFDVHLLGMGGEGHINSLFPDTAAVREAERLVVAVTDSPKPPPRRITLTLPAVRRAKEVWLVVAGEEKADAVAAAIGGADAVDVPAAGAVGREKTVWLLDKASASKLPS, from the coding sequence ATGTCTGAGCAGGTGGTCGAGACCTATCTCGATGCGCAGGAACTCGCCAAGGCCGCCGCCGCGCGGCTGGTGGGAGTCATCACGTCGGCCATCGTCAACCGTGGCCGCGCCGACGTGGTGTTGACCGGCGGCACTGTCGGCATCGAGCTGCTGCGCCAGGTCACCGGTTACAGCCCGGACATCGACTGGGCGAAGGTCCATCTCTATTGGGGTGATGAGCGTTTCGTGCCGCACGACGACGCCGACCGCAACTTCCGACAGGCTCGCAAGGCGCTGCTGGAGAGCATCTCGATCCCCACCGAGAATGTGCACGCCATGGCCGCGTCAGACGGCGAGTTCGGTGACGATCCCGAACGTGCCGCACGGGCGTACGAACGGCTGCTTCCCGACGAGTTCGACGTCCATCTGCTCGGTATGGGCGGCGAAGGACACATCAACTCACTGTTCCCCGATACTGCCGCGGTGCGCGAAGCCGAACGGCTCGTGGTGGCCGTGACCGACTCCCCCAAGCCCCCGCCGCGGCGCATCACCTTGACCCTGCCTGCCGTGCGACGCGCCAAGGAGGTGTGGTTGGTGGTGGCCGGCGAAGAGAAGGCCGACGCGGTGGCCGCGGCGATCGGTGGGGCCGACGCGGTGGACGTCCCGGCCGCGGGTGCGGTGGGCCGGGAGAAGACCGTGTGGCTGCTGGACAAGGCGTCGGCGAGCAAGTTGCCGTCCTGA
- the opcA gene encoding glucose-6-phosphate dehydrogenase assembly protein OpcA, with translation MIIDLPDTNTGAINKKIVALREEGGAITLGRVLTLVIAPDTEAVLEDSIEAANAASREHPCRVIVVIPGDRLSLDARLDAQLRIGSDAGANEVVVLRLSGPLANHASSVVTPFLLPDTPVVTWWPDLAPPVPAQDPLGTLAIRRITDATNGEDPLACIKSRLSGYTPGDTDLAWSRITYWRALLTAAVDQAPHEPITQVVVSGLKDEPALDILAGWLAGRLDCPVTRAVGELKVELTRASETITLSRPQDGVTATLTRTGKPDAQIPLARRETRDCLAEDMRRLDADEIYFEALQGIDRVSYV, from the coding sequence ATGATCATCGACCTGCCCGATACCAATACCGGTGCCATCAACAAGAAGATCGTCGCCCTGCGCGAGGAGGGCGGCGCGATCACCCTGGGCCGGGTGCTGACGTTGGTGATCGCTCCGGATACCGAAGCGGTCCTTGAGGATTCGATCGAGGCGGCCAATGCGGCAAGCCGCGAGCACCCGTGCCGGGTGATCGTTGTGATTCCCGGCGACCGGTTGAGCCTGGACGCACGCCTGGACGCCCAGTTGCGGATCGGCAGCGACGCCGGCGCCAACGAAGTGGTGGTACTCCGGTTGTCCGGCCCGTTGGCCAACCATGCCAGCAGCGTGGTCACCCCGTTCCTGCTGCCGGACACCCCCGTGGTGACCTGGTGGCCGGATCTCGCACCGCCGGTGCCTGCGCAGGATCCGCTGGGCACGTTGGCGATTCGGCGTATCACCGATGCCACCAACGGCGAGGATCCGTTGGCGTGCATCAAGAGCAGGCTGTCGGGTTACACCCCCGGCGATACCGATCTCGCCTGGAGCCGCATCACCTACTGGCGGGCCCTGCTGACGGCGGCGGTCGATCAGGCGCCCCACGAACCGATCACCCAGGTCGTGGTGTCCGGACTCAAAGATGAACCCGCCCTGGATATTTTGGCCGGTTGGCTGGCCGGTCGGCTGGACTGCCCGGTGACCCGGGCCGTCGGCGAGCTCAAGGTCGAGCTCACCCGCGCCAGCGAGACGATCACGCTGAGCCGGCCACAGGACGGTGTCACCGCGACGCTCACCAGGACCGGCAAGCCGGACGCCCAGATTCCGTTGGCGCGCCGGGAGACCCGCGACTGCCTGGCCGAGGACATGCGGCGCCTCGACGCCGATGAGATCTACTTCGAAGCACTCCAGGGAATCGATAGGGTGAGCTATGTCTGA
- the tal gene encoding transaldolase, with protein MSQNENLAALSAAGVSVWLDDLSRERLQTGNLADLIATKSVVGVTTNPSIFQAALSKGDAYDEQVNELAAQGADVDATIRTVTTDDVRNACDVLSKTYEATDGVDGRVSIEVDPRLAHDTDKTILQAIELWKIVDRPNLLIKIPATQAGLPAITAVIAEGISVNVTLIFSVERHKAVIDAYLTGLEKAKEAGHDLSKIHSVASFFVSRVDTEIDARLEKIGSQEALDLRGKAGVANARLAYAAYEELFGGERFAALKADGARAQRPLWASTGVKNPDYSDTLYVTELVAPNTVNTMPEKTLDAVADHGVVTGDTVSGTAAEAQGVFDALVAVGIDKDDVFITLEEEGVEKFEKSWAELMEATQGQLDAAKK; from the coding sequence ATGTCTCAGAACGAAAATCTGGCCGCACTCTCCGCCGCCGGCGTATCCGTCTGGCTCGACGACCTGTCGCGTGAGCGGTTGCAGACCGGCAACCTCGCCGATCTGATCGCCACCAAGAGCGTCGTCGGCGTGACCACCAACCCGTCGATCTTCCAGGCTGCGCTGTCCAAGGGTGATGCCTACGACGAGCAGGTCAACGAGCTCGCGGCCCAGGGCGCCGATGTGGATGCCACCATCCGCACCGTCACCACCGACGATGTCCGCAATGCCTGCGATGTGCTGTCCAAGACCTACGAGGCCACCGACGGCGTCGACGGCCGGGTCTCCATCGAGGTCGACCCGCGTCTGGCGCATGACACCGACAAGACGATCCTGCAAGCGATCGAGCTGTGGAAGATCGTCGACCGGCCCAACCTGCTGATCAAGATCCCCGCCACGCAGGCCGGTCTGCCCGCGATCACCGCGGTGATCGCCGAGGGCATCTCGGTAAATGTGACGCTGATCTTCTCGGTGGAACGGCACAAGGCGGTCATCGATGCCTACCTGACGGGCCTGGAGAAGGCCAAGGAGGCCGGCCACGACCTGTCCAAGATCCACTCCGTCGCATCCTTCTTCGTCTCGCGCGTCGACACGGAGATCGATGCCCGGCTGGAGAAGATCGGCTCCCAGGAGGCGCTCGATCTGCGCGGCAAAGCCGGCGTGGCCAACGCGCGGCTGGCCTATGCGGCGTATGAGGAGCTGTTCGGTGGCGAGCGGTTCGCCGCGCTCAAGGCCGATGGCGCCCGGGCCCAGCGTCCGCTGTGGGCGTCGACGGGGGTCAAGAACCCGGACTACTCCGACACCCTGTACGTCACCGAGCTGGTGGCGCCGAACACGGTGAACACCATGCCGGAGAAGACGCTGGACGCTGTCGCCGACCATGGCGTGGTCACCGGTGACACGGTCAGCGGTACCGCCGCCGAGGCGCAGGGTGTCTTCGACGCCCTGGTCGCGGTCGGGATCGACAAGGACGATGTGTTCATCACCCTCGAGGAAGAGGGCGTGGAGAAGTTCGAGAAGTCCTGGGCCGAGCTGATGGAGGCCACCCAGGGACAGCTCGACGCAGCCAAGAAGTAA
- the tkt gene encoding transketolase: protein MTTVEEISALTQPNHPDDWTEVDSAAVDTVRVLAADAVQKVGNGHPGTAMSLAPLAYTLFQRQLRHDPSDTHWIGRDRFVLSCGHSSLTIYLQLFLGGFGLELEDIEALRTWKSKTPGHPEFRHTKGVEITTGPLGQGLASAVGMAMAARYERGLFDPDAPAGTSPFDHYIYVIASDGDIEEGVTSEASSLAGTQQLGNLIVFYDKNHISIEHDTDIALSENVADRYRAYGWHVQEVEGGENVVGIEAAIAEAKKVTDKPSFISLRTIIGYPAPTKMNTGGVHGSALGDDEVAATKKILGFDPEKKFEVRPEVIEHTRKLVDRGREAHEKWQTDFDAWAQREPERKKLLDRLTAEELPEGWDADLTYWEPGSKAVATRAAFGQVLNDVAPKLPELWGGSADLAGSNNTTIKGVKSFGPPSISTDDFSADWYGRVLHFGIREHAMGSILSGIVLHGPTRAFGGTFLQFSDYMRPAVRLASLMDIDTIYIWTHDSIGLGEDGPTHQPIEHLAALRAIPNLSVVRPGDPNETAYAWRSIIARGNGSGPVGFILTRQGIPVLEGTDSDGVAKGGYVLGGGDATEADVIIIATGSELQLAVEAKKLLAEKDVVAAVVSMPCVEWFESQPKEYRDSVLPPGVSARVAVEAGIAQPWHKLVGDTGEIVSIEHYGESADDKTLFREFGFTAENVVAAAERTLDN from the coding sequence GTGACCACCGTCGAAGAAATCTCTGCCCTCACACAACCGAACCATCCCGACGACTGGACCGAGGTCGATTCGGCCGCCGTGGATACCGTGCGGGTACTGGCCGCCGACGCCGTGCAGAAGGTCGGTAACGGCCACCCCGGTACCGCCATGAGCCTCGCCCCGTTGGCGTACACCCTGTTCCAGCGCCAGCTGCGCCATGACCCGTCCGACACCCATTGGATCGGCCGCGACCGCTTCGTGCTGTCCTGCGGCCATTCCAGCCTGACCATCTATCTGCAGCTGTTCTTGGGCGGCTTCGGTCTGGAACTGGAGGACATCGAGGCGCTACGCACCTGGAAGTCCAAGACGCCCGGGCACCCGGAGTTCCGGCACACCAAGGGTGTCGAGATCACGACCGGGCCGCTCGGCCAGGGCCTGGCCTCGGCGGTCGGCATGGCGATGGCCGCCCGCTACGAGCGCGGCCTGTTCGATCCCGATGCTCCGGCGGGCACCAGCCCGTTCGACCACTACATCTACGTGATCGCCTCCGATGGAGACATCGAGGAGGGCGTCACCAGCGAGGCCTCGTCGCTGGCCGGTACCCAGCAGCTGGGCAACTTGATCGTCTTCTATGACAAGAACCACATCTCCATCGAGCACGACACCGATATCGCGCTGAGCGAGAATGTGGCCGACCGCTACCGCGCCTACGGCTGGCACGTCCAGGAGGTCGAGGGCGGCGAGAACGTCGTCGGGATCGAGGCGGCCATCGCCGAGGCCAAGAAGGTCACCGACAAGCCGTCGTTCATCTCATTGCGCACCATCATCGGCTACCCCGCCCCCACCAAGATGAACACCGGCGGCGTGCACGGCTCGGCGCTCGGCGATGACGAGGTCGCCGCGACCAAGAAGATCCTCGGCTTCGACCCGGAGAAGAAGTTCGAGGTGCGGCCCGAGGTCATCGAGCACACCCGCAAGCTCGTCGACCGCGGCCGCGAGGCGCACGAGAAGTGGCAGACCGATTTCGACGCCTGGGCCCAGCGTGAGCCCGAGCGCAAGAAGCTCCTGGACCGGCTCACCGCAGAGGAACTGCCCGAGGGGTGGGACGCCGACCTGACGTACTGGGAGCCGGGTTCCAAGGCGGTGGCCACCCGTGCCGCGTTCGGCCAGGTTCTCAACGACGTCGCGCCGAAGCTGCCCGAACTGTGGGGTGGCTCAGCCGATCTCGCCGGCAGCAACAACACCACCATCAAGGGTGTGAAGTCCTTCGGACCGCCTAGCATCTCGACCGACGATTTCAGCGCCGACTGGTACGGCCGGGTGCTGCACTTCGGCATCCGCGAGCACGCGATGGGCTCGATCCTGTCCGGCATCGTGTTGCACGGTCCCACCCGCGCATTCGGTGGCACCTTCCTACAGTTCTCCGATTACATGCGTCCCGCGGTGCGGTTGGCCTCGCTGATGGACATCGACACCATCTACATCTGGACGCACGATTCGATCGGCCTGGGCGAGGACGGCCCCACCCACCAGCCGATCGAGCACCTCGCGGCGCTACGCGCCATCCCCAATCTGTCCGTCGTGCGTCCCGGCGACCCGAACGAGACCGCCTACGCCTGGCGCAGCATCATCGCCCGCGGCAACGGCAGCGGCCCGGTCGGTTTCATCCTGACCCGCCAGGGCATCCCGGTCCTGGAGGGCACCGATTCCGATGGTGTCGCCAAGGGTGGGTACGTGCTCGGCGGCGGTGACGCCACCGAGGCGGACGTCATCATCATCGCCACCGGTTCGGAATTGCAGCTGGCCGTGGAGGCCAAGAAGCTGCTTGCCGAGAAGGATGTGGTGGCGGCCGTGGTCTCGATGCCGTGCGTGGAGTGGTTCGAGAGCCAGCCCAAGGAATACCGCGACTCGGTTCTTCCGCCAGGTGTGTCGGCCCGGGTGGCCGTCGAGGCCGGGATCGCCCAGCCGTGGCACAAGCTCGTCGGAGACACCGGCGAGATCGTCTCGATCGAGCACTACGGCGAATCCGCCGACGACAAGACGCTGTTCCGCGAGTTCGGCTTCACCGCCGAAAACGTCGTCGCCGCCGCCGAACGCACCCTCGATAACTAG
- a CDS encoding heme o synthase, whose amino-acid sequence MSIRERRSVSREPSRIRTTVLAYVALTKPRVIELLLVTAIPAMLLANRGTVDPVLILNTLIGGMMAAAGANTLNCVADADIDKVMKRTALRPLAKASVPTRNALIFGLLLTVGSFAWLWWTTNLLSGVLGLVTIAFYVFVYTLLLKRRTSQNVVWGGAAGCMPVMIGWSAVTGTIQWPALVMFLIIFFWTPPHTWALAMRYKEDYKAAGVPMLPVVATERQVTRQILIYTWLTVLTTLTLVLATGWLYAAVATLAGVWFLVMAHQLYSGVKRGEPVKPLRLFLQSNNYLAVVFCALAVDSALALPQLF is encoded by the coding sequence GTGAGCATTCGCGAGCGCCGGTCGGTCAGTAGGGAACCGAGTCGGATCCGCACCACAGTGTTGGCATACGTGGCGTTGACCAAGCCGCGCGTCATCGAGTTGTTGCTGGTGACAGCCATCCCGGCCATGTTGTTGGCCAACCGTGGCACCGTCGATCCGGTACTCATCCTGAACACCCTGATCGGCGGCATGATGGCCGCGGCAGGCGCCAACACGCTCAACTGCGTGGCTGATGCCGATATCGACAAGGTCATGAAACGCACGGCGCTGCGGCCGCTGGCCAAAGCCTCGGTACCCACGCGCAACGCCCTGATCTTCGGGCTGCTGCTCACCGTCGGATCGTTCGCCTGGCTGTGGTGGACCACCAACCTGCTCTCCGGCGTACTGGGCCTGGTGACCATCGCGTTCTACGTGTTCGTCTACACGTTGCTGCTCAAGCGTCGCACCTCGCAGAACGTCGTATGGGGCGGGGCAGCGGGCTGCATGCCGGTGATGATCGGCTGGTCGGCCGTCACCGGCACCATCCAGTGGCCGGCGTTGGTGATGTTCCTCATCATCTTCTTCTGGACGCCACCGCACACCTGGGCGCTGGCCATGCGGTACAAGGAAGATTACAAAGCCGCCGGTGTGCCGATGCTGCCCGTGGTGGCGACCGAGCGCCAGGTCACCCGGCAGATCCTGATCTACACCTGGTTGACCGTGCTCACCACCCTGACCCTGGTGCTGGCCACCGGTTGGCTCTACGCCGCGGTCGCCACCCTGGCCGGTGTGTGGTTCCTGGTCATGGCCCATCAGCTCTACTCCGGGGTCAAGCGCGGTGAGCCGGTGAAACCGCTGCGACTGTTCCTGCAGTCGAACAACTACCTCGCCGTGGTGTTCTGCGCGCTCGCGGTCGACTCGGCCCTGGCGCTGCCCCAACTGTTCTAG